The Corynebacterium callunae DSM 20147 genomic sequence GAAACCGCCGCGCTCGCCCGCCAAATTGTCGGACATTGCACCCCGACCACCGCCCACCGTCTACATGACGCTGCGGGTGGGTTGCCCCAACTAATCAGGGAGCTTCTCGACGCACACCCCATCGATCATTGGTCCAGCGATCGCCCGAGTATCGCCATTCCAGAGCATTGGAAAACCTCGGTAAACATTAAGGATCCAGTGCTGCGTCAGGTTGCCTCGCATCCATTTTTTGAGGGTTGTCCTTTGGGAGATCTTGCTGCCGATGACTTAGTTGATGCTGGAACTTTAAGTTTTGAAGACGGCACCCTGAGATTTGTGCACCCCGCAGAACGCAGCTTGGTAAAAGCTTTTACGCCACCTTCCCAAAGCATCTCTAGGTCCGAATGGGAAACCACCCAAGCGGGCGTCGCAAAGCTTATTAGGGCTGGTGACCTCCCCCTTGCCCGGCTGCATGTAGCGGCACTTCCTCTTGAGGAAGCTCCGGAGGAGCGCGCCTATTTGGCGCTTTATGAGGGCCGCGATTTTGCGCATTCCCTCCCATCTTCCCCGCTGACGGCTTTTCATGGTTTAGCAAGTTGGAACCCAGCGGCTTTGCATGGGGTTAATCCCACTTTTGATATGTTTGTGCAGGCTTTGGAATCTGGCTCCTATAGCCCGGCGCCTTATCCTGAAGCGGTACGTGATCAGCAGATTCATGATCTGCTCAGTGGCTGGTTAGCGCTGGTTTATGATGATCCACTAACCGCCAAAAAGCTGCTCTCGCGGCGGCGTACTGGCGATTCTGAATTATTAAGTTTGTGGCAAACCGCCTTTTTGGCGCGTGCGCATTATGTGCTTGGTGAATTCCACGATGCTGCCGCGGTTGTGGAACGTGGCCTGGCAACAGGTGATCGTACTGGCGCCTCCCTCATGGAACCGGTGCATTTGTGGACCGGAGCCCAAGTAGCAGCGATGACCGGGCGCCAAGAATTAGCGCACCACTATCTCCAAAGGCTGACTGTGCCGGAGGATAGCTTTTTGATTCAGAAACTTTCCGCTGCGATGGGCAAATTAATTACTGCCTCGATGACCTCGGATACTCGTGCAGCAGCACTTGCTGGCGAAAGAATGGCAGCTATCGTTTACACCACCAATACCCAGCAGCCAGGATTTTGGCCGTGGGAAGATATGTATGCACTTTCGCTGATTCGTAATGGCCGTATTGATGCTGCAGCTGCCGTCATGGATGGCATTCCCGAATCCACTATTCCTTCTTTAAGAGCCCGTAATCTGGTTCCGCAGGCCAATATCCAAATCCAAAGAGGTGCCACGGCGCGCGGTGTAAAAATGCTCTCCGAGGCAGTTGATGCCATTACCTCGGTAAATATGCCAGCCTATGAAGCGCGCATTCTCTTTGAATATGGATTGGTGTTGCGCCGCATGGGGCGCCGCAGCCAAGCTTCTGAGATGTTTACCCGAGCTGAGGAAGTCTTTTTGGCCATGGGAGCTGTGAGTTTGGCAGCGCGTTGTGCCGGCGAAAAGAAGGTAGCAGGTGTGGGCCAGCGCCGTTCTGCGCAGGGCTTAACTCCGCAGGAAGAACAGATCACCGCCCTGGTTTTGGATGGCTGCTCCAATCAAGAAGTAGCCCGTGAGCTGTCCCTTTCGGCAAAAACCGTGGAATATCACCTGACCCGGGTATATAAGAAGTTCTCGGTATCTTCCCGTGCGGAGTTGCGCTCCCTCTTACTCAGCTAGCTCCTGCACGGCCTTATTGAGCAGCTTAAATCCGTGGTTGGAGTTAGGTACGCCCGCATAAACTGCGGTGTGCAAGATGACCTCGCCGATAGTCTCCTGGTCCACCCCGGCGCGCAATGCTGCCCGAATATGCATATCCAGTTCCCCATCATTTCCTACCGCAGTAAGAATGGCAATGGTCAGCAAACGGCGCTGAGTGTGATCCAATCCTGGCCGTTCCCAGATATCCCCCCAGGCAGTGCGTGTGATGAAGTCCTGAAACTTTTCCGTCACCTCAGTGGTATTTGCCACCGCCTTATCTACATGCGCATCACCCAAAACCGCACGCCGATTCTTCATTCCCGCTTCAAAACGATCCATTATTTCTCCCTCTCATAAATCACCAGCGCCCGCGCCGCCAGCTCGGCGGCGTGCCCGGTTTCCCCGCTTACGCGGCTGGCCATAACTTCAACGTTGACGATAATCCCATTAATGCTTTTCGATGCGCGACTGACCGCCGCGTGGGTTACTGCTGCGAGCTCGCGGGCAGTCGCCCACTCCGCATGCCAACTGCCAGTGCCTCTTTGCAAGCGACAATCCAAAGCATCAAATAGTGTGGCGACAAGACCCGGCGCGCGCCTGGCATAACCATCACAGGCAATTGCGGCTGCCGGATTCGCCTTATGAGGCATCGCAGAACTGCCGCCGGGTGACTGTTCCCGCAGCTCACCGACCTCTGATTGGGAGTAAAAAACGATATCTCCGGCAATTTTCCGCACTACTCCGGCGGCAGTGGCGAGGGCTGCTGCAATCTCCGTGATCGGAGTGCGATCGGAATGCCACACCCAACCGGGATCGCTGAGATTTAATTCGTGGGCAAGCTTGCTTTGGATGTCCCAGCCATGTGGGTACACCGCCGCCATATTTCCGCTCGCCCCACCATAAGACACTGGAAATTCCAGCAGCTTAAGTTTGCGCTTGGCATTAAGCACT encodes the following:
- the pcaB gene encoding 3-carboxy-cis,cis-muconate cycloisomerase yields the protein MTRSLYSDLAGSGKTLDMLSDEAFLGNLLVVEAALSRVAAPESPAAETIKSYVLDVADLSLRAAEGGNPLIPLVADLKAINPEGIHPGATSQDIIDSAIMLCLRDATMEIIANLGELAQDLAQLTSDHAETPIMGRTLGQIATATTFGAITAGWLMAVLNAKRKLKLLEFPVSYGGASGNMAAVYPHGWDIQSKLAHELNLSDPGWVWHSDRTPITEIAAALATAAGVVRKIAGDIVFYSQSEVGELREQSPGGSSAMPHKANPAAAIACDGYARRAPGLVATLFDALDCRLQRGTGSWHAEWATARELAAVTHAAVSRASKSINGIIVNVEVMASRVSGETGHAAELAARALVIYEREK
- a CDS encoding helix-turn-helix domain-containing protein; translation: MLSTSLLPRRQLLLRRLLAEFTTDKRGRFLVVTGPQGVNKEHFIRELAAELGEFEVIHALRSTPKLPIVVADEVHLANPEDLKTALDLVHGQGLMVLATVPHRIDGATDVLALPPLTVAETAALARQIVGHCTPTTAHRLHDAAGGLPQLIRELLDAHPIDHWSSDRPSIAIPEHWKTSVNIKDPVLRQVASHPFFEGCPLGDLAADDLVDAGTLSFEDGTLRFVHPAERSLVKAFTPPSQSISRSEWETTQAGVAKLIRAGDLPLARLHVAALPLEEAPEERAYLALYEGRDFAHSLPSSPLTAFHGLASWNPAALHGVNPTFDMFVQALESGSYSPAPYPEAVRDQQIHDLLSGWLALVYDDPLTAKKLLSRRRTGDSELLSLWQTAFLARAHYVLGEFHDAAAVVERGLATGDRTGASLMEPVHLWTGAQVAAMTGRQELAHHYLQRLTVPEDSFLIQKLSAAMGKLITASMTSDTRAAALAGERMAAIVYTTNTQQPGFWPWEDMYALSLIRNGRIDAAAAVMDGIPESTIPSLRARNLVPQANIQIQRGATARGVKMLSEAVDAITSVNMPAYEARILFEYGLVLRRMGRRSQASEMFTRAEEVFLAMGAVSLAARCAGEKKVAGVGQRRSAQGLTPQEEQITALVLDGCSNQEVARELSLSAKTVEYHLTRVYKKFSVSSRAELRSLLLS
- the pcaC gene encoding 4-carboxymuconolactone decarboxylase, whose translation is MDRFEAGMKNRRAVLGDAHVDKAVANTTEVTEKFQDFITRTAWGDIWERPGLDHTQRRLLTIAILTAVGNDGELDMHIRAALRAGVDQETIGEVILHTAVYAGVPNSNHGFKLLNKAVQELAE